Proteins co-encoded in one Stenotrophomonas maltophilia genomic window:
- a CDS encoding zinc-binding alcohol dehydrogenase family protein — translation MRAIAYTHAGLPIEDAQALIDIELELPQPGPRDLRVAVRAVAVNPVDTKVRRGVATDGPRVLGWDAVGIVDAVGSEVTLFQPGDAVYYAGVIDRPGSNAEYQLVDERSVGHKPASLDDAAAAALPLTAITAWELLFDRLRIPEGGGEGQTLLVIGAAGGVGSILVQLARKLTKLTVIGTASRPDTQDWVYAMGAHHVIDHSQPLAEGLARLGISEVQHVASLTHSDQHYAQIVELLAPQGQFGLIDDPGQVDVMALKRKALSLHWESMFTRPLYRTADMQRQHELLNRVAELIDAGVLQTTLGEHFGRIEAANLRRAHALLESHRAKGKIVLEGW, via the coding sequence ATGCGCGCCATTGCCTATACCCACGCCGGCCTGCCGATCGAAGATGCCCAGGCCCTGATCGACATCGAACTGGAACTGCCCCAGCCTGGCCCGCGCGACCTGCGCGTGGCGGTGCGCGCGGTGGCGGTCAATCCGGTCGACACCAAGGTGCGCCGGGGCGTGGCCACCGACGGCCCGCGCGTGCTGGGCTGGGATGCGGTCGGCATCGTCGACGCGGTCGGCAGCGAGGTGACCCTGTTCCAGCCCGGCGACGCGGTCTACTACGCCGGTGTGATCGACCGCCCGGGCAGCAACGCCGAGTACCAGCTGGTGGACGAGCGCAGCGTCGGCCACAAGCCGGCCAGCCTCGACGATGCCGCCGCCGCCGCATTGCCGCTGACCGCGATCACCGCCTGGGAGCTGCTGTTCGACCGCCTGCGCATTCCCGAAGGCGGTGGCGAGGGCCAGACCCTGCTGGTGATCGGTGCAGCCGGTGGTGTCGGTTCGATCCTGGTGCAGCTGGCGCGGAAGCTGACGAAGTTGACCGTGATCGGCACCGCCTCGCGTCCGGATACCCAGGACTGGGTGTACGCGATGGGCGCCCACCACGTCATCGACCACAGCCAGCCACTGGCCGAGGGTCTGGCACGGCTGGGCATCAGCGAGGTGCAGCACGTGGCCAGCCTGACCCATTCGGACCAGCACTACGCGCAGATCGTCGAGCTGCTGGCGCCGCAGGGCCAGTTCGGTCTGATCGATGATCCGGGCCAGGTGGATGTGATGGCGCTCAAGCGCAAGGCGCTGTCGCTGCACTGGGAGTCGATGTTCACCCGCCCGCTGTACAGGACGGCGGACATGCAGCGCCAGCACGAGCTGTTGAACCGGGTGGCCGAGCTGATCGATGCCGGTGTGCTGCAGACCACCCTCGGCGAGCACTTCGGCCGCATCGAAGCGGCCAACCTGCGGCGCGCCCATGCGCTGCTGGAGAGCCACCGCGCCAAGGGCAAGATCGTGCTGGAAGGCTGGTAA
- a CDS encoding glutathione S-transferase family protein, protein MLELYGKPTSINVRKVLWLCAGLDQPVQHEPAPPADLLAALNPNRQVPVLRDGDFVLWESNSICRYLAARAGRDDLLPVALQARAQVEQWMDWQASDLNSAWRQVFMARVRQHPDYPDDARAEASWAQWNRLMGVLDAQLADGRAHVTGSAFTLADIVLGLSTQRWRSTPGDRPALSNVEAWFERLHQQPGFAEYVDNGVA, encoded by the coding sequence ATGCTGGAACTGTACGGAAAACCGACCTCGATCAACGTGCGCAAGGTGCTGTGGCTATGCGCCGGGCTGGATCAGCCGGTGCAGCACGAACCGGCACCGCCAGCGGATCTGCTGGCCGCGCTCAACCCGAACCGGCAGGTGCCGGTGCTGCGCGACGGAGACTTCGTGCTGTGGGAGTCCAACAGCATCTGCCGCTACCTGGCCGCCCGCGCCGGCCGCGACGACCTGCTGCCGGTTGCGCTGCAGGCGCGTGCGCAGGTGGAGCAGTGGATGGATTGGCAGGCCAGCGACCTCAACAGTGCCTGGCGCCAGGTGTTCATGGCCCGGGTACGGCAACACCCGGACTACCCGGATGACGCCCGCGCCGAGGCCAGCTGGGCACAGTGGAACCGGCTGATGGGCGTGCTCGACGCGCAGTTGGCCGATGGCCGGGCCCATGTCACCGGCAGTGCATTCACCCTGGCCGACATCGTGCTGGGCCTGTCGACCCAGCGCTGGCGCAGCACGCCCGGCGACAGGCCTGCACTGTCCAACGTGGAGGCCTGGTTCGAGCGCCTGCACCAACAGCCCGGTTTCGCCGAATACGTCGACAACGGCGTGGCCTGA
- a CDS encoding LysR family transcriptional regulator, whose protein sequence is MKMIRFDDLHLFVRTAALGSFSQAAREADLLPGQVAAAVARLERELDLRLFVRTTRSLRLTGEGALYLPYAQEVLVTLREGQARVQGEDADLHGTLQLSAPSDFGRNLLLPWLTAFRAAHPRLRLHLRLSDEVADVFRDPVDVAIRIGHFDDASYVALPLLEGNRRVLAASPDYLQRRGMPARLDDLREHDCLVYQLSGRAYDRWSFEVDGRRVVVPVRGPLVCDDADVVRRWAVAGEGITYKSWLDLREDVLAGRLQLLLDGVGSHIPLQLVCPHRKQFSPAVRQLHAQLRQHLQPLLSGMPDGLAGPLSPVPVLADNGGPP, encoded by the coding sequence ATGAAGATGATCCGCTTCGATGACCTGCACCTGTTCGTCCGCACCGCTGCGCTGGGCAGCTTCTCGCAGGCCGCGCGCGAAGCCGATCTGCTGCCCGGGCAGGTCGCGGCCGCGGTGGCGCGGCTGGAGCGCGAGCTGGACCTGCGCTTGTTCGTGCGCACCACCCGCAGCCTGCGCCTGACCGGCGAGGGCGCGCTGTACCTGCCGTATGCGCAGGAGGTGCTGGTCACCCTGCGCGAAGGCCAGGCCCGGGTGCAGGGCGAGGACGCCGACCTGCATGGCACCCTGCAGCTGTCGGCACCGTCGGACTTCGGTCGCAACCTGCTGCTGCCGTGGCTGACCGCATTCCGTGCCGCGCACCCGCGGTTGCGCCTGCACCTGCGTCTGTCCGATGAAGTGGCCGATGTGTTCCGCGACCCGGTGGATGTGGCGATCCGCATCGGCCACTTCGATGACGCCAGCTATGTCGCCCTGCCACTGCTGGAGGGCAACCGCCGTGTGCTGGCCGCCTCGCCCGATTACCTGCAGCGGCGCGGCATGCCTGCGCGGCTGGATGACCTGCGCGAGCATGATTGCCTGGTCTACCAGCTCAGCGGCCGCGCCTACGATCGCTGGTCGTTCGAGGTCGACGGGCGCCGCGTGGTGGTGCCGGTGCGTGGCCCGCTGGTCTGCGATGACGCCGACGTGGTGCGGCGCTGGGCGGTGGCCGGCGAAGGCATCACCTACAAATCCTGGCTGGACCTGCGCGAGGACGTGCTGGCCGGGCGCCTGCAGTTGCTGCTCGATGGCGTTGGCAGCCACATTCCGCTGCAGCTGGTGTGCCCGCACCGCAAGCAGTTCTCGCCGGCGGTGCGGCAGTTGCACGCGCAGCTGCGCCAGCACCTGCAACCGCTGCTGTCTGGCATGCCCGATGGACTCGCCGGCCCCCTGTCGCCCGTTCCGGTGCTGGCCGACAATGGCGGCCCCCCGTAA